TATGTAAACAGTTCGCGCATCACCTCATGGCTAAAGCTCGACAGAACGAGTTGTTGCTTTGGGTAGTCCGCTTGTTCCAGCGCCTGGGCTAATAGTTGGCATACATAATGGGGATCGTGACGGTCAACTTTGATCTCTAAATTGAGCTTGATGTTATGTTGCTTGGCGATAGCAAGCAGCTCGTTTAGGCAAAGAATTTTTTCATCGGCAAAGCGAGAACTAAACCAACTACCGAAGTCATGCTGTTTCAGCGCTTCTAGCGTCATCTCATCAATGCGCCCACGACCAGTACTGCATCTGTCGATGGTGTGATCGTGACAAACCACTAACTGATGATCTCGGGTTGGTTGAATATCGACCTCCACCCACTCTAGGCCAAGGTCAATAGCGGCTAATATACTCGCTCGCGTGTTTTCTGGATATTCTCCTGCAACCCCGCGATGTCCAACGATAATCATGCTTCTCTACCTTTCAGATTCTTACGAGTAGGCCGCTGATTTTGCGCTGAAAATTTCGTCGCCAGCGACCATGAGATCTGACACTATCAACTGATATCTATAATAACAATCATAGGCGTTGAATAAATTGAACAATTAACGCAGAGCCGCTTGGATTTTAGTTGCATCGCACGGATGGGTGTTTGTTTAACGTTAAGCACTGAATGACCAATGCTGAGTAGAGAAATCGACTATTATTTATTTCTAGGGTGAAATTAAATTGGAACTAGTGACACGATTGTTAGTACAATCCGTGGCTAGATAC
The sequence above is drawn from the Vibrio sinaloensis genome and encodes:
- a CDS encoding glycerophosphodiester phosphodiesterase family protein translates to MIIVGHRGVAGEYPENTRASILAAIDLGLEWVEVDIQPTRDHQLVVCHDHTIDRCSTGRGRIDEMTLEALKQHDFGSWFSSRFADEKILCLNELLAIAKQHNIKLNLEIKVDRHDPHYVCQLLAQALEQADYPKQQLVLSSFSHEVMRELFTYLPDYSRAVLCERVSQRVIALLAEVEASHCNVNYRWVSKRKVDQLKRLGYQVWAYTVNNPRSLKHLQNLDGIFSDHPQRFL